From one Culex quinquefasciatus strain JHB chromosome 3, VPISU_Cqui_1.0_pri_paternal, whole genome shotgun sequence genomic stretch:
- the LOC6043555 gene encoding probable pseudouridine-5'-phosphatase isoform X1, which translates to MSRLFSSGSVLGASGATSTATRMASNFRKVTHCIFDMDGLLLDTEKLYTEVTQSIADPYGKTFTWEIKQSVMGLQRDPAAAAIVKALDLPMTPEEYVQVSTEKINQLMSNAQLMPGAERLVRHLHQHNIPIALATSSGADSVEVKIKNHQELFALFNHKVMGSSDAEVKEGKPAPDIFLVAAKRFPDSPKPDQCLVFEDAPNGVTAGVSAGMQVVMVPDPHISEEQRKHATVVLDSLEEFKPEQFGLPAFE; encoded by the exons ATGAGTCGGCTCTTCAGTTCGGGTTCGGTTCTTGGCGCGAGCGGAGCAACTTCAACAGCAACCAGGATGGCCAGCAACTTCCGGAAGGTTACCCACTGCATCTTCGACATGGACGGGCTGCTGCTTG ACACCGAAAAGCTGTACACGGAGGTCACGCAAAGCATCGCCGATCCGTACGGCAAAACGTTCACGTGGGAAATTAAACAGTCGGTCATGGGTCTGCAGCGTGACCCGGCCGCGGCGGCCATCGTCAAGGCGCTGGACCTGCCGATGACCCCCGAAGAGTACGTCCAGGTTTCCACCGAGAAAATTAACCAGCTGATGTCCAACGCCCAGCTGATGCCAG GTGCCGAGCGGTTGGTCCGGCATCTGCACCAGCACAACATTCCCATCGCCCTGGCCACCAGCTCGGGGGCGGACTCCGTCGaggtcaaaatcaaaaatcaccagGAGCTGTTTGCGCTGTTCAACCACAAGGTGATGGGTTCGTCGGACGCGGAAGTCAAGGAGGGTAAGCCGGCGCCGGACATCTTCCTGGTGGCGGCCAAACGCTTCCCGGACAGCCCCAAACCAGATCag TGCCTTGTGTTCGAGGACGCCCCGAACGGCGTCACGGCGGGCGTTTCCGCCGGCATGCAGGTCGTGATGGTTCCCGATCCGCACATCAGCGAAGAGCAGCGGAAGCACGCCACGGTGGTCCTGGACTCGCTCGAGGAGTTCAAGCCCGAACAGTTTGGGCTGCCCGCCTTCGAGTAA
- the LOC6043555 gene encoding probable pseudouridine-5'-phosphatase isoform X2, producing the protein MSRLFSSGSVLGASGATSTATRMASNFRKVTHCIFDMDGLLLDTEKIYERILGDVCKSYNSPYPWATRMRVLGTTEQRTVSIIVNDLKLSCTVDDFLKKFREKQLLELGGAPLLKGAERLVRHLHQHNIPIALATSSGADSVEVKIKNHQELFALFNHKVMGSSDAEVKEGKPAPDIFLVAAKRFPDSPKPDQCLVFEDAPNGVTAGVSAGMQVVMVPDPHISEEQRKHATVVLDSLEEFKPEQFGLPAFE; encoded by the exons ATGAGTCGGCTCTTCAGTTCGGGTTCGGTTCTTGGCGCGAGCGGAGCAACTTCAACAGCAACCAGGATGGCCAGCAACTTCCGGAAGGTTACCCACTGCATCTTCGACATGGACGGGCTGCTGCTTG ACACGGAGAAAATTTACGAGCGCATTCTGGGCGACGTGTGCAAATCGTACAACTCGCCGTACCCGTGGGCCACCCGCATGCGGGTCCTCGGAACGACCGAGCAGCGCACCGTCTCGATCATTGTGAACGATCTGAAGCTGTCCTGTACAGTGgacgactttttgaaaaagttccgCGAGAAACAGCTGCTCGAACTGGGCGGTGCGCCCTTGCTGAAAG GTGCCGAGCGGTTGGTCCGGCATCTGCACCAGCACAACATTCCCATCGCCCTGGCCACCAGCTCGGGGGCGGACTCCGTCGaggtcaaaatcaaaaatcaccagGAGCTGTTTGCGCTGTTCAACCACAAGGTGATGGGTTCGTCGGACGCGGAAGTCAAGGAGGGTAAGCCGGCGCCGGACATCTTCCTGGTGGCGGCCAAACGCTTCCCGGACAGCCCCAAACCAGATCag TGCCTTGTGTTCGAGGACGCCCCGAACGGCGTCACGGCGGGCGTTTCCGCCGGCATGCAGGTCGTGATGGTTCCCGATCCGCACATCAGCGAAGAGCAGCGGAAGCACGCCACGGTGGTCCTGGACTCGCTCGAGGAGTTCAAGCCCGAACAGTTTGGGCTGCCCGCCTTCGAGTAA
- the LOC6043555 gene encoding probable pseudouridine-5'-phosphatase isoform X3 codes for MEWRRVVFQDTEKLYTEVTQSIADPYGKTFTWEIKQSVMGLQRDPAAAAIVKALDLPMTPEEYVQVSTEKINQLMSNAQLMPGAERLVRHLHQHNIPIALATSSGADSVEVKIKNHQELFALFNHKVMGSSDAEVKEGKPAPDIFLVAAKRFPDSPKPDQCLVFEDAPNGVTAGVSAGMQVVMVPDPHISEEQRKHATVVLDSLEEFKPEQFGLPAFE; via the exons ATGGAGTGGAGACGCGTGGTGTTCCAGG ACACCGAAAAGCTGTACACGGAGGTCACGCAAAGCATCGCCGATCCGTACGGCAAAACGTTCACGTGGGAAATTAAACAGTCGGTCATGGGTCTGCAGCGTGACCCGGCCGCGGCGGCCATCGTCAAGGCGCTGGACCTGCCGATGACCCCCGAAGAGTACGTCCAGGTTTCCACCGAGAAAATTAACCAGCTGATGTCCAACGCCCAGCTGATGCCAG GTGCCGAGCGGTTGGTCCGGCATCTGCACCAGCACAACATTCCCATCGCCCTGGCCACCAGCTCGGGGGCGGACTCCGTCGaggtcaaaatcaaaaatcaccagGAGCTGTTTGCGCTGTTCAACCACAAGGTGATGGGTTCGTCGGACGCGGAAGTCAAGGAGGGTAAGCCGGCGCCGGACATCTTCCTGGTGGCGGCCAAACGCTTCCCGGACAGCCCCAAACCAGATCag TGCCTTGTGTTCGAGGACGCCCCGAACGGCGTCACGGCGGGCGTTTCCGCCGGCATGCAGGTCGTGATGGTTCCCGATCCGCACATCAGCGAAGAGCAGCGGAAGCACGCCACGGTGGTCCTGGACTCGCTCGAGGAGTTCAAGCCCGAACAGTTTGGGCTGCCCGCCTTCGAGTAA